Genomic DNA from Mycobacteroides chelonae CCUG 47445:
TCACCCGTCCGACGACGCTGAGTGCCCGGCCCGGCTTGACGGCATTGATGGCCCGCATGGTTGCCTCCCGGGTGCGGTCTACCAGGAGGCGGTGTTCCTCGGAGACATTCCCGGCCAGGAAGGTGGCATTGGTGTCTCCGTGCACGCCGTCGATGTAGGCGGTGACGTCGATGTTGACGATGTCGCCGTCCTCGATCACGGTCGAGTCCGGTATCCCGTGGCAGATGATCTCGTTGAGCGACGTGCAGCACGACTTGGGGAATCCCTTGTACCCCAGCGTTGACGGGTAAGCACCCTGGGAAACCATGTAGTCGTGGGCGATCCGGTCCAGCTCGTCGGTGGTGACCCCGGGGGCCACGGCCTCACCGGCAAGCGCCAGCGCCTGCGCCGCGATCCTGCCGGCGACGCGCATCTTGTCGACGACCTCGGGTGTCTGGACGTACGGCTCCCCGATGGCTTCCGCGACCTTGGACTTGCCCACGTACTCGGGGCGGTCGATCGACACGGGAACCTGGCGCTCGGGAGACAGCGTTCCCGGACGCAATGCGGCACGAACAGTCATGAAGGCAGCGTAGCGGGGCCTGCCGAGACCGCTACGCGTTGATGACGATGGGGTCGCCGATACCGACGGTGTTGTAGTACCAGGCCGCGTTGTCGGGACTCAGGTTGATGCAGCCGTGGCTGACGTTCGAATTACCCTGCGCTCCCGTCGACCACGGGGCACTGTGCACATAGACTCCACCCCAGGTGACCCGCACCGCGTAATACACGGTCAGCTTGTAGCCCTCCGGATCATTCAGCGGAATACCGATGGTCCGCGAATCCATGACTACCGGACTCTGCTTCTCCAGGGCGGTGAACGAGCCGACCGGCGTGGGGTGCTTGGGCTTTCCCATCGATGCGGGCATTTCACGCATGACCGTGCCGTCGATCTTGACCGTGAACGTGTGCGCGCTGATGCTGGCGATGCCCAGTACCTCCGAGCCGGTCTGGAACTTGTACTTCATACCGCTCACGCCGTTCACGGACACCGTGATCGACGAGTGCGCGGGCCAATATTCACGAGGAGTGAAACGAACCGTCGCATCGTCCACCCAGCTGAATGTCCCGGCCGGAACCTTCGACGCGGAGAAATTGATGGAACGCTCCGCGGCGGGCCGATCGGCGACAGGGGCCGCGAAATGAACCGTCACCGGCATGGCCACCCCCACCGTCTGACCCGGTGTGGGTGAGACGGACGCCACCCCCCGAGGGGATGCGGCCATTGCCTGGCCGAGGGTCGCTGGTGTGGTGATGGCCACGTTCATCAGGAGGCTGGCGAGCCCGGTCACCACAAGCACACTCCGAAATGCTCTGCGCAAGCTCTCGATCCTCCCTGGATGCTGTTTTACTACATGGTAGTTCGTAATCGCCTGGCGGAACGTTAGCGACAGCGAGCACAATCGGCTTCATGGGGCTGTCCGCCGGACTCACATTAGAAGCGATTGTGATCGACTGCCATGATGCGGCCACACTCGGCCGTTGGTGGGCCGACGCGCTGGAGTGGCCGTACGCGATCGACGATGACGGGGCCGTCGAGGTGTTCCAGCCCGACCGACATCCGCCGTCCTTGTTCTTCCTGGGGACCCCCGACCGGAAGGTGGCCAAGAACCGGTTGCACCTGGACTTTCGTGGTGCCGACCAGCAGGCTGCGGTGGACCGATTTCTGGCACATGGCGCTACCAGAATTGACATCGGCCAGGGCCAATCAAGCTGGATTGTGCTCGGCGATCCCGAGGGCAACGAATTCTGCGTGCTGGCGCCAAGCGCCGACTAGGCCAGGTAGTCCGGCGGTAGGGACTGGAACATGACCCGGGTGGCCCGCACAGCGGCTTCCGAGCCGCCGCCCCCGACGACCAGCGTGGCGAAGGCCATGTCGCCGCGATACCCGGCGAACCAGGCGTGCGAACCGCCCGGGAACTCGGCCTCACCGGTCTTCCCGTAGACCGAACCCTCGCCCTTGAGGTCCATCGCGGTACCGCTGAGCACGGTCTCGCGCATCATGCCGCGCAGGCCGTCGATCATTGTGGACGTCACCGGCGGACGCTCACCGGTGATTCCGGTGGTCTGGCCCGAGATCAGCTGCGGTACAGGCGTTTTTCCATTGGCGACGGTTGCCGCAGCCAGCGCCATGCCGAACGGCGTGACCAGCACCTTGCCCTGTCCGAAACCATCCTCGGTGCGTTCAGTCAGGTTCACGGTGGGCGGCACGTTTCCGGAGATGGTGGGGATCCCCGCGACGTCGTAGTCCGGACCGATGCCGAATTGCGAAGCGGCGACGGTCAAACCGTCCAACGGCATCTCACTGGCCAGTTTGGCGAAGGTTGTGTTGCACGAATTCGCGAAGGCCCGCCACATGGGCACCGTGCCGAGATCGAACTCGTTGTAGTTGGGGATACTGCGGTCTCCGATGGTGACTCGCTTTGGGCAGCCCACCAGGGTGTCCGGAGTAGCCATCCCACGCTCGAGCGCAGCACCCGCGGTGATGATCTTGAATGTCGATCCGGGCGGAAACAGACCCGTGGTGGCCAGTGGCCCGTCGGCATTGGCAGCGGCGTTCTGCGCGACCGCCAGGATCTCCCCTGTCGACGGCTTGATCACCACCATCATGGCCTTTTGACCGCGGGTGTTGACTGCGTTCTGCGCCGCGTTCTGCACGGCACGATCCAGGCTGATCGTCTTCGACGGCGCCGGATTGGGTTTCACCTCGTTGAGCACCGCGGTGTCAACACCGTTCTGGTTGACACTGACCACCCGCCAGCCGGCCTCACCATCGAGCTCATCGAGTACTGCCTTCTTGACCTGCGCGACGATATCGGGTGCGAAGCGATCATCGGTAGGCAGCAGATCGGCGATCTGTGTCATCACCACGCCGGGTCGCAATGCCCCTGGCCGCGTCTCCAGCGCGATGGAAACCTTGTCCCAATCGTCCTTGCGCAGCGTGATGAGATTCATCGGCGAGGTTTGGGCGCTCGCCTGCTCAGCCAGGGAGGCAGCGTTGATCTGGTCGTCGTAGGGGCGGATGGCATCGGCCAGCGCGGTGGCGGTGCTCATCAGCGATTTACCGGCCTGCGACGCGTCGAAGGAGATCTTGTACAGGTTGGCCGGCGCCAGCACCGTCGTACCGCCCGACTCGTTGACGGTTGCCCGCTTGGCTGGATCGGTCCGCAGCGAGAGCGATTGGCGCTCACCGAGTTTGGGGTGCAGGTCGCTCGGCGCCCAGCGGACCTGCCAACTGCCCGCGGTACGCAGCATCTCCAGGCGCCCGCTATAGGTCCAGGTGCGCTTTCTGGGCAATTGCCAGACGTACGTCGCGTCGGCGCTACCGGTGTCCTGAGTGTATTGCGATCCGTTCACGGCGGCCTTGAATGAGGTTGCCTGTAAGCCCGAGAAAGCTTGATCCAAACCCACTTTCGCGCCATCGGGGTCATCGGTCATCTTCGCCGCCGAGGCGGTGTCACCGTTGGCCAGCGCCTCGAAGAACTTCTCTGCGACCGGGCCGGGCCCGTCGGGGCGCGGGGTGCACGCGACCGCGCCGGCCACCAACAGGGCGGTGCCGAACAACGGCAGGGACCACACACGTCTGAACATCGGGTCGATGTTATGGCCGTGAGCCTCCAAAACCCCGCAGGCGCACGGACGTAGCGAGCACTAGCTCGCCAGAATCAGCTAACGAGAACGGTCGCGAATGTGCCGATGCGCGTAAATCCTGCCCGGGCATAGGACGCACGGGCCACTTCATTGAAGCTGTTCACGTACAGGCTGGGGATGCGGCTGCTGCGATGGACCGCTGCCGCCACGGCGGCCACCCCGGCAGTGCCGAGTCCGCGGCCACGGAACTCCGGGTCAACCCATACGCCCTGGATCTGGCTCACGCACCGCGATTGCGATCCGATCTCCGCTTTGAAGATGACCCGCCCATCCTCGAAACGTGCCCACGCCCTGCCCGCCTCGATAAGGCCGGCCACCCGCCGCCGGTACCCACGGCCGCCATCACCGTTGCGCGGATCGACACCCATCTCGCCGATGAACATCTGGATCGAAGCGTTCAAATACTGGTCGAGTTCCTCGGCGCGCACCTGCCGTACCGCGGAGTCGACGGCACATGTCGGCGCGTCGAGCATCGCCAGCAGGGGCTGGCAGGCGCGGACTTCGCGCGCGGGGCCCCAGACCGGATCGAGATGGCCCCACATGTCGAGCACCACATCGGCCGGGCCGACCAGGGAGGGACAGATCCGGTGCTGCTCAATGGCGCGTTCGGCAAACAACCGAGTGGCCTCGGGACCGCCTGCCAGAGGAATGATCGTGGTCCCGACGAAGCACAGGGAATCCGTCAACGCTCCCGTGGACCAGATCTCGCCACCGATGGCCGTGGGATCGGCGCCGCGAGCCTCGACGCGTGCGGCGAGCATGCAGGAAGCCACCGGGTCGGCGTCCAAGACCGCACGCACCGCCTCGGTATCCGATAGTCCGAGGACGCGAACGGCATCGGACGACGACGCTCCGGGCGCTCCGTGCGCCGGCAGTGTTGTCGTCATCGGCAATCGCTCCCGTGTGTCCCGTTACGCCGAGCTATGTTCAGCTTACGGTCACGACCGGCTGGCCAGGAGGAGTTCCGTCGGTTCCGATCTCGGTGCCCATCTCCTCGGCCAGGCGCATGGCCTCATCGATGAGTGTCTCGACGATCAGCGCCTCCGGCACGGTCTTGATGACCTCGCCCTTCACGAAGATCTGTCCCTTGCCGTTTCCGGATGCCACCCCCAGGTCGGCCTCGCGAGCCTCACCCGGTCCGTTCACGACGCATCCCATGACCGCGACGCGCAGTGGCACCTCCATACCCTCAAGCCCGGCGGAAACTGCGTTGGCCAGGGTGTAGACATCCACCTGCGCGCGGCCACAGGACGGGCAAGACACGATCTCCAGCTTCCGCGGACGCAGATTGAGCGATTCCAGGATCTGGTTGCCCACCTTGATTTCCTCGGCGGGCGGCGCCGAGAGGGACACCCGGATGGTGTCGCCGATGCCCTTGGACAACAGCGCACCGAAGGCGACGGCCGACTTGATGGTGCCCTGGAATGCCGGGCCGGCCTCGGTGACACCGAGGTGGAGCGGGTAATCGCATTGCGAGGCGAGCAATTCATAGGCAGCGACCATGATCACCGGGTCGTTGTGCTTCACGCTGATCTTGATGTCTCCGAAGCCGTGCTCTTCGAACAGGCCGGCCTCCCATAGCGCCGACTCGACGAGTGCCTCTGGTGTCGCCTTGCCGTACTTGCCCAGAATGCGCGGATCGAGCGAGCCCGCGTTCACGCCGATGCGGATCGGGATCCCGGCGTCACCGGCGGCCTTGGCGACCTCCTTGACGCGGCCGTCGAACTCTTTGATGTTCCCCGGATTCACGCGCACCGCCGCACAACCGGCGTCGATCGCCGCGAAGATGTACTTGGGCTGGAAGTGAATATCGGCGATGACCGGGATCTTGCTCTTACGGGCGATCTCGGAGAGCGCATCGGCGTCCTCCTGCCGCGGACAGGCGACGCGCACGATGTCGCAGCCGGAGGCGGTCAGCTCGGCGATCTGCTGCAGGGTCGAGTTCACGTCGTGGGTCTTGGTGGTGCACATCGACTGGACCGACACCGGCGAGTCGCTGCCCACCCCGACGTTTCCGACCATGAGCTGACGTGTCTTGCGCCGCGGCGACAGTGTCGGCGGCGGTGCACTCGGAATGCCCAGGCTGGTCATGTGATCCTCCGTTTGGATCGCTACTGAAAAAGTCTAATCGGGTTGACGATGTCGGCGGTGATCGTCAGCAGCATGTAGCCGACCACCACCACCAAAACGAGATATGTCGCCGGCATTAACTTCATGTAGTTGACGGGAGCTCCTGCCGCGAGCCCGCGCGCCGACCGGACCATGTTGCGGAGCTTCTCGTAGGTGGCCACCGCGATGTGCCCTCCGTCGAACGGCAGCAACGGCAACAAATTGATGGCACCGAGCGCAAAGTTGAGCTGCGCCAACAGTATCCAGAACATGATCCACATGTCGTGCTCGACCGTCTCGCCGCCCATGCGGCTCGCACCGACGATGCTCATCGGAGTGTCCATCGCCCGCTCGCTGCCGGTGATGGAGTCCCAGAGGGCGCCGACCTTGGTGGGGATCTTTCCGATGGCCTTTACGGTTTCGACGGCAACGGTCCCGATGAGGTTTCCGGTAGCGGGAACCGCCGTCAATGGGTTGTAGTGCTTCTGCGGCACGTAGGTGCCCAGCGAGGCACCGACGGCACCCACCGAGATGAGCTTGCCTGCCTTCTCATCCCAGCGCTGTGTCTCGGCGACGTTGACGAGGAGCGATTGCTGCTTGCCGTCGCGGATGATCTCGAAGACCTGCGGACCGCGCAGCTCCCGGATCGCGGTGACCATGTCGCTGGATGTGCTGAGCTGCTTGCCTGCGACGGCGAGCACCTGGTCACCCTCGCGCAGGCCCCCGAGCGCCGCTGGCCCTTCCCCGGTGCACGTCGCCATGTCCTTGGGATCGGCACTCTTTTGCGCCGCCACGCAGCTCGTCTGCTTGATCTCCGGGTGTGTGGGCGCGTTGTTGTCGGGTAGACCCCAGAACAGGACGACGCCGTAGAAGACCACGATGCCGATGAGGAAGTTCATGGCCGGTCCGGCGAACAGCACCGCCACCCGTTTCCAGACCTTCTGCTTGTACATGGCACGGTCGGATTCCTCGGGAGTGAGCTGTTCCACCGAGGTCATGCCCGCGATATCACAGAAGCCACCGAGTGGGACGGCCTTGAAGCCGTACTCGATGATGTCGTTGGCACCGCGGTTGCTCTTGCGCTTGGTGGACCACAATGTCGGCCCGAATCCGACGAAGTAGCGACGCACCTTCATGCCGGTGGCCTGCGCCACCCACATGTGCCCACACTCGTGCAGCGCCACCGATACCAAGATCGCCAGCGCGAACAACGCAATTCCGATCGCGTACGCAGCCATCAGGTTCGATTTTCCTCCGCCAAGATCAATTGCGCAGCCCGCTGGTCAGCCCAGTGCTGCGCGTCGAGTACATCGTCAACGGTAGCGGGTTCTCCCGAGGTTCCCTCCCATTGGCCTGCGGCATCAAGCACATCGGCAATTGTTCGCACGATCGACCTGAATCCGATACGTCCGGCCAGGAAGGCAGCGGCCGCGGTTTCGTTGGCGGCGTTGTAGACGGCGGTCATGCATCCCCCCGCCTCTCCGGCGCTCCGGGCCAGGTCGACGGCGGGAAACACCTGCGCATCCAGTGGCTCAAACTCCCAGGTAGACGCGGTGCTGAAATCGCAGGCCGTGGCTGCGGCATTTACCCGGTCCGGCCACCCCAGCGCCAGGGCAATGGGCAGTTTCATGTCAGGCGGACTGGCCTGCGCCAGGGTCGACCCATCGGTGAATGTCACCATCGAGTGCACGATCGACTGCGGGTGAACTACGACACCGATCTGCTGGTACGGCACGTCGAACAGTAGGTGGGTCTCGATGAGTTCCAGTCCCTTGTTGACCAGCGAGGCCGAGTTGAGGGTGTTCATCGGCCCCATCGACCAGGTGGGGTGCGCTCCGGCCTGCTCCGGCGTGACGTCTTCGAGCTGCTGGGTGCTCCAGCCCCGGAACGGGCCGCCGGATGCGGTCAGGATCAGCTGTGCCACCTCGCCACGGGTGCCGCCGCGCAGGCATTGCGCCAGCGCGGAGTGCTCGGAGTCGACGGGAACGATCTGGCCGGGAGCCGCCGCCTTGGTGACCAGCGGCCCACCGGCCACCAGAGACTCCTTGTTGGCCAGCGCCAGCCGTGCCCCTGTCTTCAGCGCGGCCAGTGTCGGACGCAGACCCAAAGCTCCGACGAGCGCATTGAGCACCACGTCGGCCTCGGTGTTCTCCACCAGCTCAGTGACGGCACCAGGCCCACTCAGCACGGGTAGGTCGAGGCGTTCGGCGGCATGCTTATCGGCTACCGCGACGTTGGTGACGCCGGTGTCGTCGATCTGCTGTCGCAGCAGATCGATGTTGCCGCCGCCCGCGGCCAGGCCGACGACCTCGAAGCGCTCGGGGTTGGCGGCGATGACCTCGAGCGCCTGGGTGCCGATGGATCCGGTGCTGCCGAGCAGCAACACCCGACAAACCTCTGAACTACGTGTCACCTACATATTGTGCGGCCTGGGCTAGCCCGCGACTCCCACCGGACGGCGCAGTTCGACATTTTCCCTTCGCACGGGGTGTGCTTACCCGGGAGCTGATGGGCGTGGCACACTATGGGCTGTAGTAGACGTCTGAGATTTGGAGGGCTGGCGGTGGCCACGACTGAGGTTGTCAAGCACGACGGAGTCGATGTCGAGGACGTGCCGTCCGCAGCGTTCGGGCGTGGGCTCTCGGGCCAAAACCCCCGCATCTTCCACATCCTGGGTCTTGCCATCGCGGCCTTCTTGCTGGTGCTCCTCAAGGGCAATCACGTGGGCAAGGTGGAGGACATCTTCTGTGTCGGTTTCGCCCTCATCGTGCTGGCCTTCACCGCGAACGACTACTTCGGTCGCCGCTCGGGACGTATCCGCTAGCTAGCGCTCGGACGCGGCCAATTGGCCGCATGCGGCGGCAATCTCGCGACCTCGGGTATCACGCACCGTGCAGGAAACACCCTGCTCACGTACGCGTCGCACGAACTCACGCTCGACGGGCTTCGGGCTGGCATCCCATTGACTGCCCGGCGTCGGATTCAGCGGAATCAGGTTCACATGAACCAACTGGCCCAAAGCTTTTCGCAGCTTCTTGCCGAGCATGTCAGCGCGCCAGGGCTGA
This window encodes:
- the map gene encoding type I methionyl aminopeptidase, coding for MTVRAALRPGTLSPERQVPVSIDRPEYVGKSKVAEAIGEPYVQTPEVVDKMRVAGRIAAQALALAGEAVAPGVTTDELDRIAHDYMVSQGAYPSTLGYKGFPKSCCTSLNEIICHGIPDSTVIEDGDIVNIDVTAYIDGVHGDTNATFLAGNVSEEHRLLVDRTREATMRAINAVKPGRALSVVGRVIEAYAKRFGYNVVRSFTGHGVGPTFHNGLIVPHYDDPDLDIVIEPGMTFTIEPMINLGSLDYEIWDDTWTVATTDKQWTAQFEHTMVVTDDGVEILTLP
- a CDS encoding L,D-transpeptidase — its product is MVTGLASLLMNVAITTPATLGQAMAASPRGVASVSPTPGQTVGVAMPVTVHFAAPVADRPAAERSINFSASKVPAGTFSWVDDATVRFTPREYWPAHSSITVSVNGVSGMKYKFQTGSEVLGIASISAHTFTVKIDGTVMREMPASMGKPKHPTPVGSFTALEKQSPVVMDSRTIGIPLNDPEGYKLTVYYAVRVTWGGVYVHSAPWSTGAQGNSNVSHGCINLSPDNAAWYYNTVGIGDPIVINA
- a CDS encoding VOC family protein yields the protein MGLSAGLTLEAIVIDCHDAATLGRWWADALEWPYAIDDDGAVEVFQPDRHPPSLFFLGTPDRKVAKNRLHLDFRGADQQAAVDRFLAHGATRIDIGQGQSSWIVLGDPEGNEFCVLAPSAD
- a CDS encoding penicillin-binding transpeptidase domain-containing protein, which gives rise to MFRRVWSLPLFGTALLVAGAVACTPRPDGPGPVAEKFFEALANGDTASAAKMTDDPDGAKVGLDQAFSGLQATSFKAAVNGSQYTQDTGSADATYVWQLPRKRTWTYSGRLEMLRTAGSWQVRWAPSDLHPKLGERQSLSLRTDPAKRATVNESGGTTVLAPANLYKISFDASQAGKSLMSTATALADAIRPYDDQINAASLAEQASAQTSPMNLITLRKDDWDKVSIALETRPGALRPGVVMTQIADLLPTDDRFAPDIVAQVKKAVLDELDGEAGWRVVSVNQNGVDTAVLNEVKPNPAPSKTISLDRAVQNAAQNAVNTRGQKAMMVVIKPSTGEILAVAQNAAANADGPLATTGLFPPGSTFKIITAGAALERGMATPDTLVGCPKRVTIGDRSIPNYNEFDLGTVPMWRAFANSCNTTFAKLASEMPLDGLTVAASQFGIGPDYDVAGIPTISGNVPPTVNLTERTEDGFGQGKVLVTPFGMALAAATVANGKTPVPQLISGQTTGITGERPPVTSTMIDGLRGMMRETVLSGTAMDLKGEGSVYGKTGEAEFPGGSHAWFAGYRGDMAFATLVVGGGGSEAAVRATRVMFQSLPPDYLA
- a CDS encoding GNAT family N-acetyltransferase, with product MTTTLPAHGAPGASSSDAVRVLGLSDTEAVRAVLDADPVASCMLAARVEARGADPTAIGGEIWSTGALTDSLCFVGTTIIPLAGGPEATRLFAERAIEQHRICPSLVGPADVVLDMWGHLDPVWGPAREVRACQPLLAMLDAPTCAVDSAVRQVRAEELDQYLNASIQMFIGEMGVDPRNGDGGRGYRRRVAGLIEAGRAWARFEDGRVIFKAEIGSQSRCVSQIQGVWVDPEFRGRGLGTAGVAAVAAAVHRSSRIPSLYVNSFNEVARASYARAGFTRIGTFATVLVS
- the ispG gene encoding flavodoxin-dependent (E)-4-hydroxy-3-methylbut-2-enyl-diphosphate synthase — its product is MTSLGIPSAPPPTLSPRRKTRQLMVGNVGVGSDSPVSVQSMCTTKTHDVNSTLQQIAELTASGCDIVRVACPRQEDADALSEIARKSKIPVIADIHFQPKYIFAAIDAGCAAVRVNPGNIKEFDGRVKEVAKAAGDAGIPIRIGVNAGSLDPRILGKYGKATPEALVESALWEAGLFEEHGFGDIKISVKHNDPVIMVAAYELLASQCDYPLHLGVTEAGPAFQGTIKSAVAFGALLSKGIGDTIRVSLSAPPAEEIKVGNQILESLNLRPRKLEIVSCPSCGRAQVDVYTLANAVSAGLEGMEVPLRVAVMGCVVNGPGEAREADLGVASGNGKGQIFVKGEVIKTVPEALIVETLIDEAMRLAEEMGTEIGTDGTPPGQPVVTVS
- a CDS encoding M50 family metallopeptidase, with amino-acid sequence MAAYAIGIALFALAILVSVALHECGHMWVAQATGMKVRRYFVGFGPTLWSTKRKSNRGANDIIEYGFKAVPLGGFCDIAGMTSVEQLTPEESDRAMYKQKVWKRVAVLFAGPAMNFLIGIVVFYGVVLFWGLPDNNAPTHPEIKQTSCVAAQKSADPKDMATCTGEGPAALGGLREGDQVLAVAGKQLSTSSDMVTAIRELRGPQVFEIIRDGKQQSLLVNVAETQRWDEKAGKLISVGAVGASLGTYVPQKHYNPLTAVPATGNLIGTVAVETVKAIGKIPTKVGALWDSITGSERAMDTPMSIVGASRMGGETVEHDMWIMFWILLAQLNFALGAINLLPLLPFDGGHIAVATYEKLRNMVRSARGLAAGAPVNYMKLMPATYLVLVVVVGYMLLTITADIVNPIRLFQ
- the dxr gene encoding 1-deoxy-D-xylulose-5-phosphate reductoisomerase; the protein is MTRSSEVCRVLLLGSTGSIGTQALEVIAANPERFEVVGLAAGGGNIDLLRQQIDDTGVTNVAVADKHAAERLDLPVLSGPGAVTELVENTEADVVLNALVGALGLRPTLAALKTGARLALANKESLVAGGPLVTKAAAPGQIVPVDSEHSALAQCLRGGTRGEVAQLILTASGGPFRGWSTQQLEDVTPEQAGAHPTWSMGPMNTLNSASLVNKGLELIETHLLFDVPYQQIGVVVHPQSIVHSMVTFTDGSTLAQASPPDMKLPIALALGWPDRVNAAATACDFSTASTWEFEPLDAQVFPAVDLARSAGEAGGCMTAVYNAANETAAAAFLAGRIGFRSIVRTIADVLDAAGQWEGTSGEPATVDDVLDAQHWADQRAAQLILAEENRT
- a CDS encoding DUF2631 domain-containing protein produces the protein MATTEVVKHDGVDVEDVPSAAFGRGLSGQNPRIFHILGLAIAAFLLVLLKGNHVGKVEDIFCVGFALIVLAFTANDYFGRRSGRIR